The following are from one region of the Rhinoraja longicauda isolate Sanriku21f chromosome 11, sRhiLon1.1, whole genome shotgun sequence genome:
- the cdkn2c gene encoding cyclin-dependent kinase 4 inhibitor C, with product METTDGSVGDRLTSAAAKGDSKEVNSLLENGVQADAINKFGRTALQVMQMGHFIIAKSLLKAGAKPNQQDHGGFTPAHDAAREGFLDTLKTLVDFGANVNVENSEGNLPIHLAAQEGHTDVVTFLAKESNLTFKNEKGQTPYELAQIYKRTETMQWMEQNL from the exons ATGGAAACAACTGATGGGTCAGTCGGTGACAGATTAACAAGCGCCGCAGCCAAGGGAGACTCGAAAGAAGTTAATAGTTTGCTGGAAAACGGGGTACAAGCAGACGCGATCAATAAGTTTGGCAGAACTGCTCTCCAG GTCATGCAGATGGGCCATTTTATAATAGCCAAATCATTGTTAAAAGCAGGAGCTAAACCAAACCAACAAGATCACGGGGGATTCACACCAGCCCATGATGCGGCCAGGGAAGGCTTTCTGGACACTTTGAAAACCTTGGTGGACTTTGGAGCTAATGTTAATGTTGAAAATTCTGAAGGCAATCTACCCATCCATCTTGCTGCACAAGAAGGTCACACCGACGTGGTTACATTTTTGGCAAAGGAATCAAACCTCACATTTAAAAATGAAAAGGGACAGACTCCATATGAGCTAGCCCAGATATACAAGAGGACAGAGACTATGCAATGGATGGAACAAAATTTATAG